One genomic window of Numida meleagris isolate 19003 breed g44 Domestic line chromosome 1, NumMel1.0, whole genome shotgun sequence includes the following:
- the LOC110400891 gene encoding OX-2 membrane glycoprotein-like isoform X2, whose product MGAGGFTWVALQDLENLSSTPVKQILSSKMTFQALVLSLVCVVLGKAKVDTQPEQRTVKVGDSVTLSCSLTEPKDVLQVTWQKDSVKSQNNIATYSKSVGLKIQKPYQDRMNFTSLMLNNTSITFWSVRINDTGCYLCLFNTFPFGSFSGRSCLVVYGLNASIHYNISEGHLIATCRAVGFPEPTISWNNVFNYTPTQEKFTYDNGVVSITSQLKVYDSHNISKEDLTCRVSNGSEEMELPISMKKSRGIQDLGVGYCCDYFTCHLGPGSDCTALEEEDM is encoded by the exons ATGGGTGCAGGTGGATTTACTTGGG TTGCGCTACAGGACCTGGAAAACTTATCATCTACCCCA GTGAAGCAGATACTCTCTTCCAAAATGACTTTCCAAGCCCTGGTTTTGAGTCTGGTTTGTGTTGTGCTTGGAAAGGCGAAAG TGGATACGCAGCCTGAGCAAAGAACGGTGAAGGTGGGTGACAGCGTGACTCTCAGCTGTTCCCTGACAGAGCCCAAGGACGTCCTGCAAGTGACATGGCAGAAAGACTCtgtaaaatcacaaaataacaTAGCTACCTACAGCAAGTCAGTAGGATTAAAGATTCAGAAGCCCTACCAAGACCGGATGAATTTCACCAGCCTGATGCTCAACAACACAAGCATCACTTTCTGGAGCGTGAGAATAAATGACACAGGGTGTTACTTATGCTTGTTCAACACCTTCCCTTTCGGCTCCTTTTCGGGACGTTCTTGCCTAGTAGTCTACG GTCTCAACGCATCTATCCACTACAACATTTCGGAAGGTCATCTGATAGCCACCTGTAGGGCTGTTGGCTTCCCAGAGCCCACCATCAGCTGGAACAACGTATTCAATTATACTCCTACACAGGAGAAGTTCACATACGATAATGGGGTCGTGTCCATCACCAGTCAACTGAAGGTCTATGACTCTCACAATATCAGCAAGGAGGACTTGACCTGCAGAGTAAGCAACGGGAGTGAAGAAATGGAATTGCCCATAAGTATGAAAAAAAGTAG AGGGATTCAGGATCTTGGGGTTGGCTATTGCTGTGACTATTTTACTTGTCATCTTGGTCCTGGTTCTGATTGCACTGCGTTGGAGGAAGAAGATATGTAA
- the LOC110400891 gene encoding OX-2 membrane glycoprotein-like isoform X3 translates to MAVWVQVDLLGVKQILSSKMTFQALVLSLVCVVLGKAKVDTQPEQRTVKVGDSVTLSCSLTEPKDVLQVTWQKDSVKSQNNIATYSKSVGLKIQKPYQDRMNFTSLMLNNTSITFWSVRINDTGCYLCLFNTFPFGSFSGRSCLVVYGLNASIHYNISEGHLIATCRAVGFPEPTISWNNVFNYTPTQEKFTYDNGVVSITSQLKVYDSHNISKEDLTCRVSNGSEEMELPISMKKKEGFRILGLAIAVTILLVILVLVLIALRWRKKICKRS, encoded by the exons ATGGCTGTATGGGTGCAGGTGGATTTACTTGGG GTGAAGCAGATACTCTCTTCCAAAATGACTTTCCAAGCCCTGGTTTTGAGTCTGGTTTGTGTTGTGCTTGGAAAGGCGAAAG TGGATACGCAGCCTGAGCAAAGAACGGTGAAGGTGGGTGACAGCGTGACTCTCAGCTGTTCCCTGACAGAGCCCAAGGACGTCCTGCAAGTGACATGGCAGAAAGACTCtgtaaaatcacaaaataacaTAGCTACCTACAGCAAGTCAGTAGGATTAAAGATTCAGAAGCCCTACCAAGACCGGATGAATTTCACCAGCCTGATGCTCAACAACACAAGCATCACTTTCTGGAGCGTGAGAATAAATGACACAGGGTGTTACTTATGCTTGTTCAACACCTTCCCTTTCGGCTCCTTTTCGGGACGTTCTTGCCTAGTAGTCTACG GTCTCAACGCATCTATCCACTACAACATTTCGGAAGGTCATCTGATAGCCACCTGTAGGGCTGTTGGCTTCCCAGAGCCCACCATCAGCTGGAACAACGTATTCAATTATACTCCTACACAGGAGAAGTTCACATACGATAATGGGGTCGTGTCCATCACCAGTCAACTGAAGGTCTATGACTCTCACAATATCAGCAAGGAGGACTTGACCTGCAGAGTAAGCAACGGGAGTGAAGAAATGGAATTGCCCATAAGTATGAAAAAAA AAGAGGGATTCAGGATCTTGGGGTTGGCTATTGCTGTGACTATTTTACTTGTCATCTTGGTCCTGGTTCTGATTGCACTGCGTTGGAGGAAGAAGATATGTAAGAGGAGTTGA
- the LOC110400891 gene encoding OX-2 membrane glycoprotein-like isoform X5: MTFQALVLSLVCVVLGKAKVDTQPEQRTVKVGDSVTLSCSLTEPKDVLQVTWQKDSVKSQNNIATYSKSVGLKIQKPYQDRMNFTSLMLNNTSITFWSVRINDTGCYLCLFNTFPFGSFSGRSCLVVYGLNASIHYNISEGHLIATCRAVGFPEPTISWNNVFNYTPTQEKFTYDNGVVSITSQLKVYDSHNISKEDLTCRVSNGSEEMELPISMKKKEGFRILGLAIAVTILLVILVLVLIALRWRKKICKRS, encoded by the exons ATGACTTTCCAAGCCCTGGTTTTGAGTCTGGTTTGTGTTGTGCTTGGAAAGGCGAAAG TGGATACGCAGCCTGAGCAAAGAACGGTGAAGGTGGGTGACAGCGTGACTCTCAGCTGTTCCCTGACAGAGCCCAAGGACGTCCTGCAAGTGACATGGCAGAAAGACTCtgtaaaatcacaaaataacaTAGCTACCTACAGCAAGTCAGTAGGATTAAAGATTCAGAAGCCCTACCAAGACCGGATGAATTTCACCAGCCTGATGCTCAACAACACAAGCATCACTTTCTGGAGCGTGAGAATAAATGACACAGGGTGTTACTTATGCTTGTTCAACACCTTCCCTTTCGGCTCCTTTTCGGGACGTTCTTGCCTAGTAGTCTACG GTCTCAACGCATCTATCCACTACAACATTTCGGAAGGTCATCTGATAGCCACCTGTAGGGCTGTTGGCTTCCCAGAGCCCACCATCAGCTGGAACAACGTATTCAATTATACTCCTACACAGGAGAAGTTCACATACGATAATGGGGTCGTGTCCATCACCAGTCAACTGAAGGTCTATGACTCTCACAATATCAGCAAGGAGGACTTGACCTGCAGAGTAAGCAACGGGAGTGAAGAAATGGAATTGCCCATAAGTATGAAAAAAA AAGAGGGATTCAGGATCTTGGGGTTGGCTATTGCTGTGACTATTTTACTTGTCATCTTGGTCCTGGTTCTGATTGCACTGCGTTGGAGGAAGAAGATATGTAAGAGGAGTTGA
- the LOC110400891 gene encoding OX-2 membrane glycoprotein-like isoform X1 — MGAGGFTWVALQDLENLSSTPVKQILSSKMTFQALVLSLVCVVLGKAKVDTQPEQRTVKVGDSVTLSCSLTEPKDVLQVTWQKDSVKSQNNIATYSKSVGLKIQKPYQDRMNFTSLMLNNTSITFWSVRINDTGCYLCLFNTFPFGSFSGRSCLVVYGLNASIHYNISEGHLIATCRAVGFPEPTISWNNVFNYTPTQEKFTYDNGVVSITSQLKVYDSHNISKEDLTCRVSNGSEEMELPISMKKKEGFRILGLAIAVTILLVILVLVLIALRWRKKICKRS, encoded by the exons ATGGGTGCAGGTGGATTTACTTGGG TTGCGCTACAGGACCTGGAAAACTTATCATCTACCCCA GTGAAGCAGATACTCTCTTCCAAAATGACTTTCCAAGCCCTGGTTTTGAGTCTGGTTTGTGTTGTGCTTGGAAAGGCGAAAG TGGATACGCAGCCTGAGCAAAGAACGGTGAAGGTGGGTGACAGCGTGACTCTCAGCTGTTCCCTGACAGAGCCCAAGGACGTCCTGCAAGTGACATGGCAGAAAGACTCtgtaaaatcacaaaataacaTAGCTACCTACAGCAAGTCAGTAGGATTAAAGATTCAGAAGCCCTACCAAGACCGGATGAATTTCACCAGCCTGATGCTCAACAACACAAGCATCACTTTCTGGAGCGTGAGAATAAATGACACAGGGTGTTACTTATGCTTGTTCAACACCTTCCCTTTCGGCTCCTTTTCGGGACGTTCTTGCCTAGTAGTCTACG GTCTCAACGCATCTATCCACTACAACATTTCGGAAGGTCATCTGATAGCCACCTGTAGGGCTGTTGGCTTCCCAGAGCCCACCATCAGCTGGAACAACGTATTCAATTATACTCCTACACAGGAGAAGTTCACATACGATAATGGGGTCGTGTCCATCACCAGTCAACTGAAGGTCTATGACTCTCACAATATCAGCAAGGAGGACTTGACCTGCAGAGTAAGCAACGGGAGTGAAGAAATGGAATTGCCCATAAGTATGAAAAAAA AAGAGGGATTCAGGATCTTGGGGTTGGCTATTGCTGTGACTATTTTACTTGTCATCTTGGTCCTGGTTCTGATTGCACTGCGTTGGAGGAAGAAGATATGTAAGAGGAGTTGA
- the LOC110400891 gene encoding OX-2 membrane glycoprotein-like isoform X4, with product MGAGGFTWVALQDLENLSSTPVKQILSSKMTFQALVLSLVCVVLGKAKVDTQPEQRTVKVGDSVTLSCSLTEPKDVLQVTWQKDSVKSQNNIATYSKSVGLKIQKPYQDRMNFTSLMLNNTSITFWSVRINDTGCYLCLFNTFPFGSFSGRSCLVVYGLNASIHYNISEGHLIATCRAVGFPEPTISWNNVFNYTPTQEKFTYDNGVVSITSQLKVYDSHNISKEDLTCRVSNGSEEMELPISMKKNCRGFPFISWIITA from the exons ATGGGTGCAGGTGGATTTACTTGGG TTGCGCTACAGGACCTGGAAAACTTATCATCTACCCCA GTGAAGCAGATACTCTCTTCCAAAATGACTTTCCAAGCCCTGGTTTTGAGTCTGGTTTGTGTTGTGCTTGGAAAGGCGAAAG TGGATACGCAGCCTGAGCAAAGAACGGTGAAGGTGGGTGACAGCGTGACTCTCAGCTGTTCCCTGACAGAGCCCAAGGACGTCCTGCAAGTGACATGGCAGAAAGACTCtgtaaaatcacaaaataacaTAGCTACCTACAGCAAGTCAGTAGGATTAAAGATTCAGAAGCCCTACCAAGACCGGATGAATTTCACCAGCCTGATGCTCAACAACACAAGCATCACTTTCTGGAGCGTGAGAATAAATGACACAGGGTGTTACTTATGCTTGTTCAACACCTTCCCTTTCGGCTCCTTTTCGGGACGTTCTTGCCTAGTAGTCTACG GTCTCAACGCATCTATCCACTACAACATTTCGGAAGGTCATCTGATAGCCACCTGTAGGGCTGTTGGCTTCCCAGAGCCCACCATCAGCTGGAACAACGTATTCAATTATACTCCTACACAGGAGAAGTTCACATACGATAATGGGGTCGTGTCCATCACCAGTCAACTGAAGGTCTATGACTCTCACAATATCAGCAAGGAGGACTTGACCTGCAGAGTAAGCAACGGGAGTGAAGAAATGGAATTGCCCATAAGTATGAAAAAAA atTGCAGAGGATTTCCATTCATCTCCTGGATCATTACAGCCTAG